The following proteins are encoded in a genomic region of Sulfuricurvum sp.:
- a CDS encoding helix-hairpin-helix domain-containing protein → MVKIIFLVMFIFSSLFAVVNVNSANSAQLQTLNGIGPTKAGEILKYRKAHGGFKSVDELVNVKGIGPKTLQHIKSQVSIR, encoded by the coding sequence ATGGTTAAAATTATTTTCTTGGTAATGTTTATATTTTCTTCTCTTTTTGCGGTGGTAAACGTGAATAGTGCTAATTCTGCGCAGTTACAAACACTGAATGGAATAGGACCGACTAAGGCTGGTGAGATTTTGAAATATCGTAAAGCTCATGGTGGTTTTAAGAGCGTAGATGAACTGGTTAATGTTAAAGGAATTGGACCTAAAACGCTTCAACATATAAAGTCTCAAGTTAGCATTAGATAG